A section of the Posidoniimonas corsicana genome encodes:
- a CDS encoding DUF1552 domain-containing protein, which produces MILRRKAISRRTLLRGAGAAIALPLLDAMVPAATATEATVASAARLKRLSFTYIPMGFNPAEWTPAGETLADLPSSLQPLEAVKQQVCVLSGMELRNAYPGSHATSNSAFLSAARAKRTESSDYCNGTTVDQIAARRLGKQTQLPSLELAMDQLTNIGQCDNGYACVYQNNLSWSSPTTPLPSEANPRAVFEMLFGAGGSSAQRRAALQRRASLLDTVTHEMRRLRSRLGPSDQHKIDEYFQSIRDVEQRVARAEANVDENPLPDLDRPIGAPASYADHARLMFDLQRLAFQGDMTRVVSFQLAREASTRTYPEIGVPEPHHPTTHHGKNPEKLAKVAKINRFHVSLFAEFLESLAATPEAEGTLLDHSLLLYGSGMGDPDAHDHSNLPVLVAGGASGGLRGGRHIRYRDQTPLANLHLTLLNKAGLEMGSFGDSDGPADGLFEPLTL; this is translated from the coding sequence ATGATTCTGCGTCGCAAAGCGATTTCACGCCGGACACTGCTGCGGGGCGCCGGGGCCGCCATCGCCCTGCCGCTCCTGGACGCGATGGTGCCGGCCGCGACCGCCACCGAGGCGACCGTCGCGTCCGCCGCCCGGCTCAAGCGGCTCAGCTTCACCTACATACCGATGGGCTTCAATCCCGCGGAGTGGACGCCCGCCGGCGAGACGCTCGCCGACCTGCCGTCCAGCCTGCAGCCCCTCGAGGCGGTCAAGCAGCAGGTCTGCGTGCTGTCCGGCATGGAACTCCGCAACGCCTACCCGGGGTCGCACGCGACTTCGAACTCCGCGTTCCTCAGCGCGGCCCGCGCGAAGCGGACCGAGAGCTCCGACTACTGCAATGGCACCACCGTCGACCAGATCGCGGCCCGGCGCCTCGGCAAGCAGACGCAGCTTCCCTCGCTGGAGCTGGCGATGGACCAGCTGACCAACATCGGCCAGTGCGACAACGGCTACGCCTGCGTCTACCAGAACAACCTGTCGTGGTCCTCCCCGACCACTCCCCTGCCCTCGGAGGCCAACCCGCGGGCCGTGTTCGAGATGCTGTTCGGCGCGGGGGGGTCGTCGGCCCAACGCCGCGCGGCGTTGCAGCGCCGCGCCAGCCTGCTGGACACCGTGACCCACGAGATGCGCCGCCTGCGGAGCCGGCTGGGTCCGAGCGACCAGCACAAGATTGACGAGTACTTCCAGAGCATCCGCGATGTCGAGCAACGCGTCGCCCGCGCCGAAGCCAACGTCGACGAGAACCCGCTGCCCGACCTCGACCGCCCGATCGGCGCGCCGGCGTCGTACGCCGATCATGCTCGGCTGATGTTCGACCTGCAGCGGCTGGCGTTTCAAGGCGACATGACCCGGGTCGTCTCCTTCCAGCTCGCCCGCGAGGCCAGCACCCGCACCTACCCAGAGATCGGCGTGCCGGAACCCCACCACCCCACTACCCACCACGGCAAGAACCCGGAGAAGCTGGCCAAAGTGGCCAAGATCAACCGCTTCCACGTGTCGCTCTTCGCGGAGTTCCTGGAGTCGCTCGCGGCCACGCCGGAGGCCGAAGGCACGCTGCTCGACCACTCGCTGCTGCTCTACGGCAGCGGCATGGGCGACCCCGACGCGCACGACCATTCGAACCTGCCGGTGCTGGTCGCGGGCGGCGCGTCGGGCGGGCTCCGCGGCGGCCGCCACATCCGGTACCGCGACCAGACCCCGCTGGCCAACCTGCACCTCACGCTGCTCAACAAGGCCGGCCTCGAAATGGGCTCGTTCGGCGACAGCGACGGCCCGGCCGACGGCCTTTTCGAACCGCTCACGCTGTAG